From Rissa tridactyla isolate bRisTri1 chromosome 10, bRisTri1.patW.cur.20221130, whole genome shotgun sequence:
TGTGTGACCACTTTTAATAACATTGGGTTCATGGTATAATAAAGCTTATGGTTTGTTTATGTTTTCAGATACAATTCGATACCTCTCCCTGCACGACAACAAATACATTCGGTATTTCCCGGGGCATACAAAAAGGTAAGGTGTGGCTTGGAGACAGTACAGGAGAAATCAAAATACTGATTGTAATGAGCTTGAGTTACGTTACGCTTGATTCACTCTGGTTTTTGCTTTGTAGAACTGTTCATGGCAATTACAAGCTTGTACACAACTGCTGGGGTGGGTGTTGCTCCATTCACTTCttttacttgtctgtgatgcatGTTGTCTTCTGTgttgcagagttgttgctctttCAATGTCTCCAGTGGATGATACTTTTATTTCTGGATCCCTTGATAAAACTATTCGACTTTGGGATCTCCGCTCTCCAAATTGCCAGGTAGGATATCATATTCATGTGCACAGTGTGTTGCATTTTCAGTTAGAAGGATGAAAAATGGATGCGTGCttgttataaaacaaaaatactgccAGAAACATGTGCTGCTGATTTAGTGTTGACACCTTCCTGGAATGCTGAAGGAACCTCAATCACAAATCTCTGTGAAATATGTATGTCGCATTGTGTAACACCACTCACTTTCACCAATGTCTCTGCTGGAGAGGTGCTGGGAAGAGCAAGAAATAACACCCACAGCTGATGAAACAAGAGAAGAGCTGGGTGTTGTCCATCAGCTGCTTCATCAGGCTGCTATCCCATGCAGAGTGTTGTCTTTTAGCTGGCATCTCTCCTGAGATGGGAATGGCAGCAGAAGGGGCATTGGGAGATGCATTTTATCTGAGCATTTATAGtgtgtttgtgtttaaaattGATGCCTCGATGCAATTAAATTTGATGAAGAAACTGATGATCTAAAGTAACATAGCAGCCATATGGTCTGCCCCCTCCTTGCATCACCTTTGTTGTTCATCAGACCTGTTTGTGAGCAGATTTAACTTTATAGCAAGGCAAACccctatttgtttttatttatttattttactggaaTAGTTTAGTTTATTTTAGTGGAAGCAGGCTTGTGTGGGCTGAGAAAAGTACCAGAGCTGACAGCAGGGGAGGAATGGAAGTCTAGGAGTAGAATCTCCACCTTTTATTGGTGATGAGCTGTTTTGTCCCCGTACTTGGACACATAGTGTTGTAGTTTCATATTTTCCCATCTTACTGGGACCATTTTGCTTATGAGAGGATTTGCTTATGCTGTTTACTTATTCCAGATTATGTAACTGtaaatgcaaaaggaagaaaaggttaCATTTCTTACAAAATGGTTTTATCTGTCTTAAACCCAAGGTTTTTCTGACAAGAAGTCTTAATTTTGCCTTTCTCTGGGAGTGTACTTTTGCCAGTTTGTAAATTTTCCTTGGGATGAATCTCAGTCTCAGAGTTGCTACGCATGAGATAGGGTTATAACTTCAGTAGCAGTTCTGTGATTTTTTGCTAATGCCTGAAGTTGTAAGAATGGTAAAACTAGGACTTGTAACTGGAAGCTGCATGCAGCAGTTTAGGGAACAGGTTGAGGAAGTGTTACTTGTAATTTTCAATTTGCCCATGAGATGGCAGCCGTACTGCCTAGAAATACTACCGGGAAACCAGAGATGTCCCACTTTCGAGAGCCGAGTATTAGTTATTAATACAGCCACATCATCCTTCCTTTTCTGGGTACTTTTTGAGTGGATGGCAGCTCGATTGAGGTCTTTGTTTGTTCTAATGTAAACTTTGTCTTTGCAACAAATTGGAAGCTCTGTATGATGACATGAAGTAGTCAGAGTTGCCTTTGAGAAGCTGAGTTCTGAACCTTTGTAAACCTTCAAAATTTACAATTGTAATTCAGTTATTCTGCCCGTAGGCTGATGTCCTGCTCAGAGTGGGCTCAAAGGGTGGTGGTAGAAATGCGAGCAtcagttttgcaaaataatttgggCTTCTTCTATTTTCTAGGGTTTAATGCATCTCCAGGGGAAGCCTGTGTGTTCTTTTGACCCAGAAGGGTTGATTTTTGCTGCTGGGGTCAATTCTGAAATGGTGAAGCTTTACGATCTCCGTTCTTTTGACAAGGTGAGCTACCCTAACTTCACTTCTTAAACACTTTAGCTTGCAAGAAGTAGTCTAAACTCAGTGCTCAGAGAGAGACTCAGAGACTGGATTTCTTTACTCCAATATACTATCTGGGGTGCCTACTTTGCACCTAGAGAGTTTTCAGTAAGTACACAGAGGCGTACATGCTGTCACCAAATCCTGAAATCCACTCTTGAACCACCATTAAAGTTTACTTCTGCTAACTCTTCAAGTTATTCCAAACTCCTTTTTAGGCTTtctgttgttgtgggtttttttccttgctgctttttctggAAGAACACTGGCAAAGATGGAGCCAGAGTTGTCAGGAAAGATGGAAATTTCCGAGGAAACTGTAATTGGATGAGCAGCTGAACTGGCTAAGCACGGAGCATAATTAGTTCCATGGTTCTCAAAAAGTCAGATGACAATAACACTGGCTCAAGCTGTTGCTCCAACTTCAATTAGCAGCCTTGTTTGAAAAGTTCTCCCTAccttaaattaatttctgctgctgAGTGTGGTAGAGACTATTTGGTATTGAAACACCCTTCTGTGGCTCTCCTTTGCTATGGAAACTGGATTCTTACTACTTTGAAACTTAGACATGCAGTGACATGTTTTTGCCATGACACTTTCCTTTGGTATCTTGGGACTTGTTTTGAAAAATCTTAAACTTATTCCCGAGATAAGGTTAAAAGCAAACTCTTGTTAGCAGCAATGCATAGAGAGTCTACATTgtatttcccattttttctttgAAGGGGCCATTTGCTACGTTTAAGATGCAGTATGATCGAACATGTGAGTGGACAGGCCTGAAGTTCAGTAACGATGGAAAACTCATCCTCATATCAACTAATGGAGGGTTCATTCGACTGATTGATGCCTTTAAAGGAGCTATCCTGCATACGTTTGGGGTGAGTATGTTCCCCGTGTTACCTCTCTGAAAACTGGTATTAGTTTTGGGAGCAGGTGCCCTTTGGTTGCCAGATTACTGTGAACATGCACTCTAATACCTGCTCTCCTGTTTTGTGCCATAGGGTTATAACAATAGTAAGGCTGTCACGCTGGAGGCATCATTCACACCAGACTCTCAGTTCATCATGATAGGTAAGATGATTCTTCTTGGAAAGAATTTCAGTGCTCTGAAATTAAGTCTGTTATGCGGGGCTGAAGTTGTGTCTGTCGGGAAGCagaatgtatttaaataatacaGTGCAGCTGTAAACTTTTTTTGCATTGagaattttccattttgctaGATTACCCAGCATTTTATGGACTGAAACATAAACGGGCCTgcaagaagactttttttttcctttatatatgaATGTTATTCCCAAAAAGATAAGAAACTGGCAAACTGTTGTAATGCACGGAGACCTGTCACGTAATTTATGTCAGTGATCCTCACCCCATGGCTAGGATGTGCTCATGTGCTGCCTCAAAGCGTTTCGGGGCTGTATGTTGTGCCTGCCCTCCATTTTCTGATGAGCGAGGCACCTGTCTGTACTTGGGCCCTTGGTCTCATAGCCTGCTGCGTTTGTACACCTCTCAGGGACATTTCTGCACTGGTCACATGCTGGGGCAGCTGTATTTTATTCATGTAGCTCTTACAAATCCCCATGTCTGTGGAAGAAGCTCTGCTTAACCCTTGATAGAAGCAGTAGGCATCGGCCTAATGGCTCCCAGCATGATTCCTCTGGCCCAAGTCTGCTTCTTATTTATATGGCTGATACAACAAATATGTTTAACTTTGTGATATTTGGTATCCCGATCCTCATTTTTCCTGGACGAGTGATGGTCTTGGcaaaactttttgttgttgttgttctggctGAGAACTTCCTGATTGCAGTGAaagcggggtgtgtgtgtgtgtgttctttgtTTAGCCTGTCTCTGGAGAGCACTTTATTGCACATATTTACCTTCCTGTTGTGCCCTTCCAAATGAAAACTATAGTGGAAGAAGTTCCAGAACACTTATTTCTGTTCATGAGGCATACTTGTTCCTACAGTTCTTGGACAGAAAAGACTATGTACTTCATTTTCTCTGTTGGTCTCTCCAGTGTCCTGTTTTCCATTCTTGCCTGCAGGTTCGGAGGATGGGAAGATTCATGTTTGGAATGGGGAAAGTGGGATGAAGGTGGCTGTGCTGGATGGGAAACATACAGGTCCTATAACCTGTCTGCAGTTCAACCCGAAATTCATGACTTTCGCTAGCGCATGTTCAAATATGGTAAGGAAAGTGTTTTAAGTTCCTCCTAGCTCAATGGGGTGCTGAGCCTTTTAGAAACAAACCTGAGAAGGCTTAATGCTACTGGTGGGCATTTTCTTGGGCTTTGGTGAAAGCCAGGCCCCTGTCTGTTGTGCCTTGATTGCGCCTTACCTGGCAGGTAGATATGTGGGCGGCTCACCTGGCAAGCCAGCGTTTGAACACACACGTGAAAGCAGAGTAGTGAGTGAATGCACATGTAGAGTGTGAGTCCTTTAGGTTACTGTACGCGGCTGGTATTTTCAGTTTGTGTGAGACTGGCTTGCTCTGGAGAACGTGCAACGCAAACCAAAGCAGCGTAAGCAAGGCTTGTAACCTTAAACTGTTGGCAGGGTGTTGCTGCCTCTTAGGGAGTCTCTGCCTGTGTGCTTATAGAAGGTAGCAGTGATAAGCTCCTGCAGTGTGCTGTAGGAGAGATTTGTGTTCTGCTCTGTAAAAGATGTTCGTTCTTTCCTCTTTTGTAGGCCTTCTGGTTGCCAACTATCGATGACTAATTCCTACGCTGCAGCTGTTGTCAGATGACTTCCATACTGCTAACAGCAGCACATCATTGCAAGCATAGTATTGGAATTGCCTAGGTCTCCTAGACTGTGTTCCTGTTCCTGCGTATGTTTCCATATGTCTTACCTTTATTTGCTGCATTCCTTTGCGAGGACTCTTCCAGTCAGCCTCCTAGCATGTTCAGAAGCGGCATGCTACACGTTCTCACCTTCCAGTCCGTGCCCAGCAGGCTTCAGCCGAAGTTGGAACTGACACAGTATTATTTCTAACAGCAATTAAGtctgttttatttacaaaatgtttgTGGCATTTTTTAAGCTGTAAttgtgtgttttccttctgtaagTGCAAACGGCTATTGATGTTCCAAGGTGGAACGTGCAGTTCCTTCCCATAAGTGCATGTTTTTCACATCTGGGATCTCTCCGGTTTCACTGCAGTCCACAGATGCAAAGTTACTTCTGTGCCAAATGTGAACACTGACAGTGACCAACTGATACAGCAGATGCTGGATTCTCTTGCAGTGGAACGTGCACTGAAGAGTGGATGACTGTAAATTTTCATTATACATCCTGTCATCCTTTTTTGGCAATTTAGCGTGCGACAAACTGTGCAGGTTTTGTCCACTGCCAGAGCTTGCCGAAGCCTCACTGCTGTTTGCTGTGCCAGCATCCCGGAGGGCGCAGACAGTACTGGTGAGGTGCGGTCAGTGTCCCAAGCAATAAAGGAGTCTGACAGCAGGAAGATGGAGAAACCAAACCGGGACTGAAAGCACAGTCTGCCTGTGTACCTTCCTTATGTATCATCTTGGCTGATCTTTTACTTGTAAATAGCGTTGGGGGGAGGGCAGTGGGAATGGGccatatttttttacttttagatATTAAAGAATATGATGTGGGCCAGTATTGTGGGGTGTCTAGGCTGTTTACCTTCACCGATGCAGTTTTCTCTTCCTGGTTTGTAAATAAGCTCCATTAAATTCTCCCCACACCAGGCTTAGACCTGTATCCCCTTGCTGGTAAAACTGACTTGCAGTTAGTTCATCTTGCATTTTGTTACAGGTTTTGCAGGTTTTCAGTGATAGCCCTGAAAGAGCAACTACGTTTCCTTTGTCAGATGATGTTTTcaaacttgaattttaaaaacttcACATGTGACTGTGCTGACTCTGCTTTGCTGTGGCCCTGCTGCACGGAACGCCCCTGCAAAAGGACGGGAGGGATGTGCTCTCCTGCCTCAGAGGGGCTTGTGGGTGAGTGGCACACAAAGGCTGGCGAGCTGGTCTTCAAGCCTGgttccagtttctttttcctgaaacattGCATTGATCAGATGCATCCACCAGCAGGCTGGGACAGGCTTGGCGTAAATATGGCGTTGATTGTATTCTTGCCTTTCCAAACACACTTGGCTTCTTGTGCTGGGTCACAGCTTGGAAAGTCCATTCTATCCTTTGCCCAGTCACATGTGCTTCCCCTCTCCTAAATGTAAAATGCCAGTAAGGTGACAAGCACAGCAGTGGGCATGTTCTGTCTGCTCTCAAGTGCAAGTCCATACTGTAGAACAGTGCTCGAGGACTTTCCCTTAGGTCAGTTGTCTAGAACATCCCTTATTACAGCAAAGTTcgtctcagctctctcagctgtgGTGCCCTGTATATATTTCGGAGTATGTCTCCCTGGCAAAGTAAATCAGCGTGTAGAATGgcttcttctgttttgcttttccttgcctttttttttttttaacagccctTGTCAGTGGAAATGTGCTGTGCTaaagggctggggatggggaatgAGCGTTTCTCCACTGTTGATGCTGAGCCGCAGCATTTGCCTGTGGCAGTTGGCATGAGGACTGCCGTGCACGAGGCAGTCTGATAAGCTTGATGTTTGGACTGATGCTGTGGTTGAAGCTTCTCCTTAGGCCCCATGGGTTGCCTCTGCTGATGCTACTGCATGAGTTTAGAGCCGTTTCTAACAGCATGGGTCTGTGGCGTGAGTTTGCCACCCTCctagaagggaggagggaagggaacagTGGACTGATGCTTTCGATCTTGACAAACAGGCCTGCTGGTGGAGACGCAGATGAAAAATTCGTACTACTACAGCAGCATCCCTCTTCCTGGTGTGTACTGTCCCACTGTCACCTATAAATGCCCATCGTGAAGGGAGATGGTTATCTCGGTCCCCACAGTTGACTAGGTTTCCACAGCCACCTCTTCAACTCGGTATTGTTGCATTTCAGGCTGCTTGGTGCTATTTTACCATTGTTGGTGTTTCTGTAAGCAGCCGTATTTTGCAGTGCTTTGTAACATAGAGGTATTTGGGGTTTGTAGCGCATTTTAACAGTTAAACTTCAGCATTCAGTAGCAAATCATTCAGGGTTTTACCAAGTCTGTTGCCTGAGGAAGTGAACAGAGAGCCCCTGCGAACATTCTTCTTGTTACTTTTCACAGAGAAGCATTTGGAAGTCTTTTACTCTAAAAATGCTCTTTGCTAATGTGGTTCCAGTGCTTGTCTAAGGACAGTTGTTCAGCTCTCTTCTACATGCAGTCTTGTAAAACATTGTGCGTTGTAGCatgaaatgtttaagaaaaagagGACCAAAGGACTGATCTGGAAGGATGCGTACACTGAGAACATCAGTGGCTTTCTGGAGGGAGGAGAACTTTACAGGTTCATGCGCAAGACAGCACTAATGCTCAGTTCAGAATTAAAACTGAATGCCTTCCCAGGGCTGAGTGCCACCCACCCAGGTAACGACTTCTTTCTTGCTTAATGTAGTGCTGTGTGTTTTCCATCTGCCTTGAAGAGAGGGAAATGTGCCAAGTATTGTCAAGAAACACGAGTATCATGTGTTTCTAGAAGGTTaggaaggaaaggggaataaAACTTTTAGCTTCCAGCTTTCACGTGTTTCTCTAAAAGTATTGGGACTGCAATTCCTGTGCTCTTCAAGGCAGGCAGCTAACCAGAAACGGACCTCATTAAAAACAGCACTCCC
This genomic window contains:
- the WDR82 gene encoding WD repeat-containing protein 82, coding for MKLTDNVLRSFRVAKVFRENSDKINCFDFSPNGETVISSSDDDSIVLYDCQEGKPKRTLYSKKYGVDLIRYTHAANTVVYSSNKIDDTIRYLSLHDNKYIRYFPGHTKRVVALSMSPVDDTFISGSLDKTIRLWDLRSPNCQGLMHLQGKPVCSFDPEGLIFAAGVNSEMVKLYDLRSFDKGPFATFKMQYDRTCEWTGLKFSNDGKLILISTNGGFIRLIDAFKGAILHTFGGYNNSKAVTLEASFTPDSQFIMIGSEDGKIHVWNGESGMKVAVLDGKHTGPITCLQFNPKFMTFASACSNMAFWLPTIDD